A region of the Peredibacter starrii genome:
GAAAAGAATTTGTCCTGCAAGTTCTCTGATCTCTGGATCCTGAAGTTGTTCCACAGTTAATTCCGGAATTTGATCTAACAGAAGCTGCTCTTGATTAAGATACAAAGAGAGCTTCATCATGACCTTGGCCTCATCTCGGTCGAAGGCAGCAAGTCTCACGAATTTAAAGGGCACGGCCGTCACACCTTTTACGGGTGCAATTTTTAATTGAACTAAAGTGTCGAGCCACGCCATATTGAGGGCCTTTAAATTATAGGCGTTCTCCACACGGCACCGGTTCCAGTCATTTTCAAGCTCAGTGGTCTTATTCAGCACGATTTCATTCAGCACTTTCAGAGTGCAAATCTTAGAGTATTGAGGAATGTTCTGAAGTTCAGGTTGGCTGAGATAGTGGAAAGATTTTGCAAATTCACCGTCAATGAAATGCAGAATGGCGAGATAGCGATGAACCACTGGTTTTAATTTTGTCTGAGTGAAGGTGAGTTTCAACAAATGGGCACGTGCCATTCTGATATCACCATTAATCAGGTAGTACTTAATTTTTTTTAGCTCTTCAGTTTGAAGACGTCTCTCACTGAATAACACGCGATTCAGTTCTTCTAGATCGTAAATGCTTGGAGGAGGTGATAATTCTCCTCGGCGACTCAAGAGATCGGGCGTGGAATAGCTCACCGACCCCCCATCAGTCCTGATAGGAAGATCAATTTCAGCAGCTCGAACCTGCCCAAACGCTAGAAGACCCAAAATCAATAACTTCATAGTAAACCTATCGAAATATTTTCCGATAAGTTTAAAAAGATATGTAAATAATATGATTAAATTTGTCGGGTTTCTTTTATTCATCATGAGCTTTTCCGCTATGGCCTTAGTGCCAGTGGAGGGTATTCTCATGGGTGAGGCCCAGACCGATATTCAAACTGATCCGCTCCTGAACGTCTTCAGCGACATCTATGATAAAACCAAGCTCGGTGAAAATAAGAAGGTTAAGCTTTACCACAGTACCTTTGAAGGTGGTCAGCTATTGGTGGAAAGTTGTGGGTATCTGGCCCCTTCTCAGTACGCGACACCTTGGCAGGAAAAACAGGCCAAGCGCTCTGTGGCCGCGACACTTCAGTACATCGGTATTGATACCAGCATTAAGGCCATTGGTGCCTATGCTAAGAAGATGGAAATCAGTGACAGTGAGTATAAGCGACTCACGAATAATCTTCTAAAAAACTATTGCTCAAAAAATATCACCATTTTTTCGTTACGAAATTTAGAGCAATCTTTTCAGCATTATTTTCAAAACCCTCGCATGGAAATGATTCCTTCAGTGGAATCTTCTCCCTTCGCCACCAATATGGTTAAGACCTCAACTGAAAAAGAAGCGGCGAGATCTCGTGAGTTCGATCAGGTCATTAAAAATTTTCGTGCTTTCTGCTCTTGGGGCGGAGAAGTCGAAGATTATCGAATGCTCACTCCTTACTTGAATAACCGTTACATCATGTCTTTTGTTTTTAAAAACATGTCGGGTGTTCAGGACCAAATGGTTGGAAAAGAGCAAAAGATCAAACTTGTACCGGATGATTCAACCGTTCAAGTTGCCTGTACTGATCTCATCTGTCGTAAAGAGAATCTAACAACGTTTAGACAAAAGTTTCCTCTAAGTGTGGGCTCAACAGGAGTCTCTACCGATCTTGCTAAACTCTATTGTCATCACTTTAGATTTCAAAATGAGCCTCAGGGTACAATCCCTGAAGTGAAGGCCTGGATCAAAGCCCAGGAAATTGAAGACCCTATTTTTGAAACATCTCAGTTTATTTCTCTTATGACTGGTATGCCGGATCTTTTCTTTGGCATTGATTCCTATCAGGACATGCCACTTCTTCTTCGGAGCAGTGTGGATGAGAGATGGAATCTATGGGCTAAACAAGTGTTAAATTCATTCTCAAAAGACATGCTCTATGAAGAGGCACTTAAAGTAAAAGTTGTGCCTCGTACTGATCGAGTCGCCCTTGCCACCAAAGGTTTTGAAGTTGATCTTTCAGTCACGATGGGTGAGATGGATCGCATGATGCAGGACCATGATAAGCTTGGTCTTACCTTTGAATTAAAGCTCACTAAAAACTATATGCGCTCTCTCAAGACTAAATGGCATGCTCTCGCTCAGGAAGTAGATTTGGAAGGGCAGAAGAAGTTAAAAGAAGATGTGGCCCGCTACATCGACATACAGCTTCGCGACAAATCAAAATATTTTACCCAAAGAATGTGGAACGAAGACTTTTCACGCTTAGTTGCTGAAGAGCTGATTAACCAATCTCTGATTTATCGTGGTCCTATCTTTGATTCTTATCAGGAAGAAGTCTTAAAAGTTCCTGTGAGATTCTCTTATGGGTTATTTGCATTGAGTTACTTGCGTTATAAGGCCGATGCAGCATCTGGCCGACTTAAACTAAATCTATAGACACCTTTCAAATATCTTTTCTCTAAGGTACCCTTGACTTAATTTTAACCGCTCCCATCTTGTCAGATATGCCGAAGAAAAACTCTAAAACTGAAGTCACTCCTGAAATCATTGTAGATTCTAAGAATAAAAAGAATCTCAAAAAGAAAGATGATGTGATCGAAGTCAACATTGACGGTGATGAAGATTTTCTGGACCCGAAAGGGCCTTCGGAAGCTCTTGTCCCTAAAATGGTTGAGTCTCTTCCAGTTCTAAAAAAATCCACCGATTTAAAAGTTCAGGATCCTCTGGCAGTTTATCTTAAAGAGATTGCCCGACATAAGCTTCTGACAATCGAAGAAGAGAAAGAACTTACTGCTGAACTTTTGCGCACAGGTGATATTGAAGTCGCAAAGAAATTAGTTCTCGCGAATCTTCGTCTTGTGGTGAAGATCGCCCTTGAATACAAGAGTGCCTACAAAAATGTGATGGACTTGATTCAAGAAGGGAACATCGGTTTGATGAAGGCGGTTTCTAAATACGATCCTAGTAAGGGAGCGAAGCTTTCTTATTACGCGAGCTGGTGGATTCGCTCTTATATTTTAAAATTCATTCTCGATAACTTCCGTCTTGTTAAAATCGGAACAACTCAAGAGCAGAAAAAACTTTTTTATAACCTCATGAGAGAAAAACAACGTCTCATGAATATGGGTATTAATCCGGACGTAAAACAACTTTCAGAAAATCTCGGAGTGTCTGAGAAGGCCGTGATTGAAATGGATCAGCGCCTTGGTTCTAGTGGCCAGGAAGTAAGTCTGGATAAACCCCTGGATAATGACGGGGGGAGTCAGACTCTTAGTGACCTCATTGGTGACGATGAAGAGGCCCTGGATAGTCGTCTGGCCGATCTCCAGAATTTAGAAATTCTCCGCGAGCAATTGGGTGAGTTCGTGAAGGGGCTCAAGCCTCGCGATCAGGAAATCTTTAAAAAACGGTTACTTAGCGAGATTCCCGAGAGTCTTCAGAGTATCGCCGATCAATACGGGGTTTCGAGAGAGAGAATTCGTCAGGTGGAAGAGCGACTGATCGAACAATTAAAGATTTACATGTCTGAATTTCTTAGATAAAACCACATATAAGTTCATAATTTAACGAGGAAATGGAAGCAATCACGCCCATCCATTTGTACCTTGTACTTGGTTCCAACGTAAGGTTGGTGCTAGGGCATAGGAGAAAAGAAAATGATTACAACAGCAAAAGCAGCAGAACTAGTAAAGAAGTTCGGTGGATCTGAGAAGAACACAGGTTCAGTAGAAGTTCAGGTAGCTCTTCTTACAGAGAGAATTAAAAACCTAACTCCGCACTTCGAGAAAAACAAAAAAGACCACTCTGGTATGAGAGGTCTAATGAAGATGATCGGTCAACGCCGTTCACTTCTTAAGCACTTGAGCGCAACTGATGAAGCTCGTTATAACAAGCTCATCGCTGAGCTAGGTCTACGTAAGTAATAATGTGAAGAGGGGCCTGTGGCCCCTCTTCTTTTTTGAAGGTGAGACGAGAGAGCTCGAGTATTTTAAGAGATAAACAGTAAGTCGAAATTTTCCACTTCCTCTTTATCTCTCAAACTCCCGACTCAAATCAATCCTTCCAGATAACATTAAAACAAAACATATAAAGGCATGACCTTTGTCGTGCCCGATTTTTTAGGAGAACCTATGTTGAATAACAAAAAAGAATTCAAGATGAATTACGGTGGTAAGGAAATCACCCTCGAGACTGGTCGTCTTGCTAAGCAAGCGGATGCTGCAATCCTCGCTTCATGCGAAGGCACGCAAGTTCTTGTGACTCTTACTTGCGCAAAAGAAGTAAATGATGGCCAAGACTTCTTCCCACTTCTTGTTGACTATAAAGAAAAATTCTACGCTGCCGGAAAATTCCTTGGCGGTTTCTTAAAGCGTGAAGGTCGTCCATCAAACGCAGAAATTCTAATCATGCGTCTTATCGACCGTCCTCTTCGTCCGCTTTTCCCAGAAGGCTTCATGAACGAAACAATCCTTATGGCACAAGTTGTGTCTCAAGGTGCTGGTGATTCAGAAGTTCTAGCTGGTCTAGGAGCTGCAGCAGCTCTAGCGATCTCAGACGTTCCTTTCAATGGACCAATGGGTTACGCAAAAGTTGGTAAAGTTGATGGTAAACTTATCCTTAACCCAACGAAAGCTGAGTGGGACGCTGGTGCCCTTGGTCTTCTAGTTGCTGGTTCTGCAGAAGCAGTTCTTATGGTTGAAGGTGAGTCGAATGAAGTTTCAGAAGCAGAAATGCTTGAAGCGATCGTATTCGGTCACAACAACATTAAAGAATTCTGTAAGCTTCTTGATAAAATGACAAAAGAAGTAGGCGTGAAGAAGCGTGAGTTCACTCCTGTGACTCCAAACGCTGCTCTTATGACAGCTGCCATGAGCGAGTTCTCAACAGAAGCTCGTAAAGTTCTTTCAACTAACGTTAAGCAAGAGCGTTCAAATGCTACAAACGCTTTCCGTAAGCACATTAAAGAAGCTCTTAAAGCAAATCCTGCTAAATTTGGTCTAACTGAAGAAACAGATTTCGGTAAAGAAGCAGCTAAAGTTACTGACGAAGTTCTTTATAAAATGATGAGAGCTGACATTCTTAACGAGAACAAGCGTATCGCTGGCCGTGGTCTGGCAGTTGTTCGTGCAATTGAAACTGAAACTTCAGTTCTTAATTCAGTTCACGGTTCTGCACTTTTCACACGTGGTGAAACTCAAGTTCTTGCTGCCGTTACAATCGGTGGTAAAGAAGGCGAGCAGATGTATGACTCTATCCACGGTGTTGGTTATGATAAATTCTACCTTCACTACTCTATGCCACCGTTCTCAGTTGGTGAGGCGAAAGGTTACAGAGGTGTTGGCCGTCGTGAAATCGGTCACGGTAACCTTGCTGAGCGCGCTCTTAAAAAAGCAATGCCTTCTCAAACAGAATTCCCATACACAGTACGTGTTGCCTGTGAAGTTCTAGAATCAAACGGTTCTTCTTCAATGGGTTCAGTATGTTCTGGTTCAATGGCGCTTATGGACGCTGGTGTTCCTCTTAAAGGACCGGTTGCTGGTGTGGCCATGGGTCTAATCAAAGAAGGCGACAAGTATAAGATCCTTACAGACATCCTTGGTGATGAAGATCACCTTGGTGATATGGACTTCAAACTTGCTGGTACAGCTGCTGGTATTACTGCAATTCAAATGGATATGAAAATTGCTGGTATCTCTGAGCAAATCTTCCGCGAAGCTCTTGCTCAAGCGAAAGAAGGCCGTACTCACATTCTTGGCGAGATGGCGAAAACTATCTCTACAAACCGTATTGGTTTCAAAGCCGGTGTTCCTCAAATCAAATCGTTCAAAATTGCTCCGGATAAAATCGGCGCTCTTATTGGACCTGGTGGTAAGAACATTAAAGCCCTTCAAGAAAACTTCAAAGTTACTATGGATGTTGCTGAAGACGGTACAGTTAAAGTTCTTGGTGTTGACGTTCAGAAGATCGATGAAGTTATCGCTCTTGCGGACATGCAACTTAACGGTCCTAAGATCGGTGCGATCTACAAAGGTACTGTTGTTACAATCAAAGAATACGGCGCATTCGTTGATATCGTTCCTGGACTTGCTGGTCTTGTGCACGTTTCAGAAATCGCTGATGAGCGCGTGAATGATCCGAATGATTACCTAACTGAAGGTCAACTTCTAGATGTTAAAGTTCTTGAAGTAGATCGTTTTGGCAAAATCAAGCTTTCTGCTAAAGCAGTAGCTCCGGTTGCTAAAAAAGCGAAGTAATAATGACGATCGAAGTGAAAGTAAAAACCCTAGATCATTACGACTCTAGCTTTGAACTTCCATTTTACGCCACTGAGGGTGCTGCTGGGGCCGATGTACGCGCCAGCATCCCTGAAAAAAAGTCTATTTCGATTAAACCAGGGGAACGAGTTCTCGTTCCCACTGGTCTTTCGATGGAAATTCCATTTGGCTA
Encoded here:
- a CDS encoding tetratricopeptide repeat protein, whose product is MKLLILGLLAFGQVRAAEIDLPIRTDGGSVSYSTPDLLSRRGELSPPPSIYDLEELNRVLFSERRLQTEELKKIKYYLINGDIRMARAHLLKLTFTQTKLKPVVHRYLAILHFIDGEFAKSFHYLSQPELQNIPQYSKICTLKVLNEIVLNKTTELENDWNRCRVENAYNLKALNMAWLDTLVQLKIAPVKGVTAVPFKFVRLAAFDRDEAKVMMKLSLYLNQEQLLLDQIPELTVEQLQDPEIRELAGQILFRTGALAKSYKYLEDLKSPNAENIKGNLYVLRNKYELAYAQFKLALEQKQNSQNALERLLPLAWLLGDWEGGSVYAERVMASPQTQINKMTLNAAFLMQKGDYSGANKVLEAIAQRSRRGTDLEVTQLGSFTALMQNQPDNMKKQASLSCSQYDIINCWVLFQLSQWDSFPLTVRRDDKLADKKEWEKLIKEDLNQPLKETVYVNQLDIEEMDDKLIQLIPKSP
- a CDS encoding sigma-70 family RNA polymerase sigma factor → MPKKNSKTEVTPEIIVDSKNKKNLKKKDDVIEVNIDGDEDFLDPKGPSEALVPKMVESLPVLKKSTDLKVQDPLAVYLKEIARHKLLTIEEEKELTAELLRTGDIEVAKKLVLANLRLVVKIALEYKSAYKNVMDLIQEGNIGLMKAVSKYDPSKGAKLSYYASWWIRSYILKFILDNFRLVKIGTTQEQKKLFYNLMREKQRLMNMGINPDVKQLSENLGVSEKAVIEMDQRLGSSGQEVSLDKPLDNDGGSQTLSDLIGDDEEALDSRLADLQNLEILREQLGEFVKGLKPRDQEIFKKRLLSEIPESLQSIADQYGVSRERIRQVEERLIEQLKIYMSEFLR
- the rpsO gene encoding 30S ribosomal protein S15; amino-acid sequence: MITTAKAAELVKKFGGSEKNTGSVEVQVALLTERIKNLTPHFEKNKKDHSGMRGLMKMIGQRRSLLKHLSATDEARYNKLIAELGLRK
- the pnp gene encoding polyribonucleotide nucleotidyltransferase: MLNNKKEFKMNYGGKEITLETGRLAKQADAAILASCEGTQVLVTLTCAKEVNDGQDFFPLLVDYKEKFYAAGKFLGGFLKREGRPSNAEILIMRLIDRPLRPLFPEGFMNETILMAQVVSQGAGDSEVLAGLGAAAALAISDVPFNGPMGYAKVGKVDGKLILNPTKAEWDAGALGLLVAGSAEAVLMVEGESNEVSEAEMLEAIVFGHNNIKEFCKLLDKMTKEVGVKKREFTPVTPNAALMTAAMSEFSTEARKVLSTNVKQERSNATNAFRKHIKEALKANPAKFGLTEETDFGKEAAKVTDEVLYKMMRADILNENKRIAGRGLAVVRAIETETSVLNSVHGSALFTRGETQVLAAVTIGGKEGEQMYDSIHGVGYDKFYLHYSMPPFSVGEAKGYRGVGRREIGHGNLAERALKKAMPSQTEFPYTVRVACEVLESNGSSSMGSVCSGSMALMDAGVPLKGPVAGVAMGLIKEGDKYKILTDILGDEDHLGDMDFKLAGTAAGITAIQMDMKIAGISEQIFREALAQAKEGRTHILGEMAKTISTNRIGFKAGVPQIKSFKIAPDKIGALIGPGGKNIKALQENFKVTMDVAEDGTVKVLGVDVQKIDEVIALADMQLNGPKIGAIYKGTVVTIKEYGAFVDIVPGLAGLVHVSEIADERVNDPNDYLTEGQLLDVKVLEVDRFGKIKLSAKAVAPVAKKAK